A single window of Luteipulveratus halotolerans DNA harbors:
- a CDS encoding ChaB family protein, producing MPAEKEMPATIRRSPEKAQRTWSEAHDSAVEEYGEGERAHRTAFAALKHGFEKVGDHWEAKSSKGPSDRQAAKSGRAARQDGETAEGVDANASREHLYDVAKRLKVSGRSSMTKDELVEAIQRANDQASRKARS from the coding sequence ATGCCCGCCGAGAAGGAGATGCCCGCCACGATCCGTCGTTCGCCCGAGAAGGCGCAGCGGACCTGGTCGGAGGCACACGACTCAGCCGTCGAGGAGTACGGCGAGGGTGAGCGCGCGCACCGGACGGCGTTCGCAGCGCTCAAGCACGGCTTCGAGAAGGTCGGCGACCACTGGGAGGCCAAGAGCAGCAAGGGGCCGAGTGACCGTCAGGCGGCGAAGTCGGGTCGCGCGGCCCGCCAGGACGGTGAGACCGCCGAGGGCGTCGACGCCAACGCGTCCAGGGAGCACCTGTACGACGTCGCCAAGCGCCTCAAGGTCTCGGGCCGTTCGAGCATGACCAAGGACGAGCTGGTCGAGGCCATCCAGCGCGCGAACGACCAGGCGTCGCGCAAGGCACGCTCCTAA
- a CDS encoding GAF and ANTAR domain-containing protein: protein MSDNAQANDVADLAEDLHAAPTSVTTAEQVVAFACRELGADYGGVTLVRKGGRLETVAPSDPIVARADALQVELDEGPCHDSAEFQDAFVTPDMSRETRWPRWAPRAVELGIHGALASSLAGVDGRRVGSLNLFWREPHAITSDDIAYASIFTRHAAIAIESAQTQEGLRTALDARKLIGQAQGILMERHGLTGDQAFDVLRRYSQDHNIKLREVAEQLVETRALPGDGSHS from the coding sequence ATGTCCGACAACGCCCAGGCCAACGATGTGGCGGACCTCGCCGAAGACCTGCACGCGGCGCCGACATCGGTCACCACCGCCGAGCAGGTCGTGGCGTTCGCCTGCCGTGAGCTCGGCGCCGACTACGGCGGGGTCACGCTCGTACGCAAGGGCGGTCGGCTGGAGACGGTGGCGCCGAGCGACCCGATCGTCGCGCGTGCCGACGCGCTGCAGGTCGAGCTCGACGAAGGCCCCTGCCATGACAGCGCCGAGTTCCAGGACGCGTTCGTGACGCCGGACATGTCCCGCGAGACGCGGTGGCCCCGCTGGGCACCGCGCGCGGTCGAGCTCGGCATCCACGGCGCGCTCGCGAGCTCTCTCGCCGGCGTGGACGGACGCCGGGTCGGCTCGCTCAACCTGTTCTGGCGCGAACCCCACGCGATCACGTCCGACGACATCGCCTACGCGAGCATCTTCACCCGCCACGCCGCGATCGCCATCGAGTCGGCGCAGACCCAGGAAGGGCTGCGGACCGCGCTCGACGCACGCAAGCTGATCGGCCAGGCGCAGGGCATCCTGATGGAGCGGCACGGGCTCACCGGCGACCAGGCCTTCGACGTCCTGCGCCGCTACTCCCAGGACCACAACATCAAGCTGCGCGAGGTGGCCGAGCAGCTCGTCGAGACGCGCGCTCTGCCGGGTGACGGCAGCCACTCCTGA
- a CDS encoding UdgX family uracil-DNA binding protein (This protein belongs to the uracil DNA glycosylase superfamily, members of which act in excision repair of DNA. However, it belongs more specifically to UdgX branch, whose founding member was found to bind uracil in DNA (where it does not belong), without cleaving it, appears to promote DNA repair by a pathway involving RecA, rather than base excision.): protein MRSHTDSPGAQQWVPDRPTHAGLRRAAQQCRGCDLYEDATQAVMGDGPVPAPVMLIGEQPGDQEDRQGHPFVGPAGRLLDEALERADIEPGSVYRTNVVKHFRFTMPTPGTRRLHRSPAGWQVSACLPWLQTEIDLVRPEAVVVLGATAGKAVYGSRFTVAAARGRTLEWPDEPRVAYPPARVHVTVHPSAVLRSRDRDADLRAFVADLVRVREGLGHG from the coding sequence ATGAGGAGTCACACCGACAGCCCGGGAGCGCAGCAGTGGGTGCCCGACCGTCCGACCCACGCTGGGCTTCGCCGGGCTGCGCAGCAGTGCCGGGGCTGTGACCTGTACGAGGACGCGACGCAGGCCGTGATGGGCGACGGTCCCGTACCCGCACCGGTCATGCTGATCGGCGAGCAGCCCGGCGACCAGGAGGACCGGCAGGGCCACCCCTTCGTGGGCCCCGCCGGCCGCCTGCTGGACGAGGCTCTCGAGCGCGCCGACATCGAGCCCGGGTCGGTCTACCGCACCAACGTGGTGAAGCACTTCCGGTTCACGATGCCGACGCCCGGCACACGTCGGCTGCACCGGTCGCCGGCCGGGTGGCAGGTGTCGGCGTGCCTGCCGTGGCTGCAGACCGAGATCGACCTGGTGCGCCCCGAGGCCGTCGTCGTGCTCGGTGCGACGGCGGGCAAGGCGGTCTACGGCAGCCGCTTCACCGTGGCGGCGGCGCGCGGCCGGACACTGGAGTGGCCCGACGAGCCGAGGGTCGCGTACCCGCCGGCCCGGGTGCACGTCACGGTCCATCCGTCGGCCGTCCTGCGCTCGCGCGACCGCGACGCGGACCTGCGCGCGTTCGTGGCCGACCTGGTCCGCGTCCGCGAGGGCCTGGGCCACGGTTGA
- a CDS encoding FUSC family protein: MTGTHALTTQYAALPSAARRAVRRPLLALAVKSALASGIAWAIGSHLPSPVGQYAYYAPLGAFTVMYLTVSDSTKEALRTLAAVVLGSAVAVPALLLATPNAVTVALVIGLGTLLRAVPRLGDQSSWVPLAALFVLTASGGDTDGFVLSYVCQIALGAAIGLVVTYVVFPPLALYDVDRAMEDLRVTLVRQLVAVADALERHESPTLAEWRDILRDLSSPRERLRYTVERARRARRGNPRARSRRWQPVEDSTIPAAEALERVAWLVEDLSIEVMEFDRAETPALRRSPTTDLAAAAARAAAGALAEPDYIGPRSRRTEAIEADIARLVDRAESDRDDGREQRQHVLAIALNLRRALRTFAGRNE; the protein is encoded by the coding sequence GTGACCGGTACCCACGCCCTGACGACGCAGTACGCCGCGCTGCCGTCGGCCGCGCGCCGAGCGGTACGTCGCCCGCTGCTCGCCCTGGCCGTGAAGTCGGCTCTCGCGTCGGGCATCGCCTGGGCGATCGGCTCCCACCTGCCGTCGCCCGTCGGTCAGTACGCGTACTACGCGCCGCTGGGCGCCTTCACCGTCATGTACCTCACGGTCAGCGACTCGACCAAGGAGGCGCTGCGTACCCTCGCCGCGGTCGTCCTCGGCTCGGCCGTCGCCGTACCCGCGCTGCTGCTGGCGACGCCCAACGCCGTCACGGTCGCGCTGGTGATCGGCCTGGGCACCCTGCTGCGCGCCGTCCCACGGCTGGGCGACCAGAGCTCGTGGGTGCCCCTCGCAGCGCTGTTCGTGCTCACGGCCAGCGGCGGCGACACGGACGGGTTCGTGCTGTCGTACGTCTGCCAGATCGCGCTCGGCGCCGCGATCGGCCTCGTCGTGACCTACGTCGTCTTCCCTCCTCTGGCGTTGTACGACGTCGACCGGGCGATGGAGGACCTGCGGGTCACGCTCGTACGCCAGCTCGTCGCCGTCGCCGATGCCCTCGAGCGCCACGAGAGCCCGACCCTCGCCGAGTGGCGCGACATCCTGCGCGACCTGTCGTCGCCGCGCGAGCGTCTGCGCTACACCGTCGAACGGGCACGTCGAGCCCGTCGGGGCAACCCCCGCGCCCGGAGCAGGCGCTGGCAGCCCGTCGAGGACAGCACGATCCCGGCCGCTGAGGCGCTGGAGCGCGTGGCCTGGCTGGTCGAGGACCTGAGCATCGAGGTCATGGAGTTCGACCGGGCCGAGACCCCGGCCCTGCGGCGCAGCCCCACCACCGACCTGGCCGCAGCGGCCGCACGCGCGGCCGCCGGCGCGCTCGCCGAACCCGACTACATCGGGCCGCGCTCGCGCCGGACCGAGGCGATCGAGGCCGACATCGCCCGCCTCGTCGACCGGGCCGAGTCCGACCGCGACGACGGGCGCGAGCAGCGACAGCACGTCCTCGCCATCGCCCTCAACCTGCGTCGCGCGCTGCGGACGTTCGCGGGGCGCAACGAATGA
- a CDS encoding glycosyltransferase family 2 protein has translation MTAPEQRVTLVLLTHDCADRLAPVLERLIAHGVPLIVVDNGSRDRTPQVLAAYDVRRVLRAATSAPRPATTERVWPGRRTSRSANDEWYAEGSLARAAALLDAHPSLGLVNARIVVGEQERLDPISAEMEQSPLPDHDGIPGPVLLGFMAGAVVVRRAAFLEAGGYDARFFIGGEEETLAVPLARLGWQMRYNPAVVVHHHPSGASAPHLRHYGVRNTVVTAWLHRPWRRALSWTWFVARSTRSRWAVVRGLAMAAAAVPWIVRERSVVDPELDRRLAVLEERRRAATTTRRRGSTVAG, from the coding sequence GTGACGGCCCCGGAGCAGCGCGTCACGCTCGTCCTGCTGACCCACGACTGCGCCGACCGGCTCGCCCCGGTGCTGGAGCGGCTGATCGCGCACGGCGTGCCGTTGATCGTCGTCGACAACGGGTCGCGCGACCGGACGCCGCAGGTGCTCGCGGCGTACGACGTCCGTCGCGTGCTGCGGGCCGCAACATCGGCGCCGCGGCCCGCAACGACGGAGCGCGTCTGGCCGGGACGCCGTACGTCGCGTTCTGCGAACGACGAGTGGTACGCCGAAGGATCGTTGGCACGAGCCGCCGCCCTGCTCGACGCGCACCCGTCGCTGGGTCTCGTCAACGCCCGCATCGTCGTCGGTGAGCAGGAACGTCTCGACCCGATCAGCGCCGAGATGGAGCAGTCGCCGCTGCCCGACCACGACGGCATCCCGGGGCCGGTGCTGCTGGGGTTCATGGCCGGTGCCGTCGTCGTACGCCGTGCTGCGTTCCTGGAGGCGGGTGGCTACGACGCGCGGTTCTTCATCGGCGGTGAGGAGGAGACGCTCGCGGTCCCGCTCGCCCGCCTCGGCTGGCAGATGCGCTACAACCCGGCAGTCGTCGTGCACCATCACCCGAGCGGCGCGAGCGCCCCGCACCTGCGGCACTACGGCGTACGCAACACGGTGGTCACCGCGTGGCTGCACCGGCCGTGGCGCCGGGCGCTGTCGTGGACCTGGTTCGTCGCGCGCAGCACCCGCTCACGCTGGGCCGTGGTCCGTGGGCTCGCGATGGCTGCTGCGGCGGTCCCGTGGATCGTGCGTGAGCGGTCGGTCGTCGACCCGGAGCTGGACCGCCGGCTGGCGGTGCTGGAGGAGCGTCGTCGGGCCGCTACGACGACACGGCGGCGCGGCTCGACGGTCGCCGGGTGA
- a CDS encoding sigma-70 family RNA polymerase sigma factor produces the protein MPALMRTALEPDTDAERLLAEAVADDDPIRAAQLREQVVTSHRRVAISLARRFAHRGIEPEDLEQVALLGLVLAARRYRPDRGPGFLAYAVPTITGEIKRHFRDHGWAVRPPRALQETHRDVRVACAELEQTLGREPTVAEISEAVGEDRAVVRDAQRVDGQYRSVSLDRPPGPATTVPLGETLASDRTEHDLADVEAVVSLRPALRSLSDRERTLLRLRFVDNLTQREIGRRIGVSQMQVSRLLGAVLRRLRREMGDDGAAAVAG, from the coding sequence ATGCCTGCTCTCATGCGCACAGCCCTCGAACCCGACACTGATGCCGAGCGACTCCTCGCCGAGGCGGTCGCGGACGACGACCCGATCCGTGCCGCCCAGCTGCGCGAGCAGGTCGTCACCAGCCACCGCCGCGTCGCGATCAGCCTGGCCCGTCGTTTCGCCCATCGCGGCATCGAGCCGGAGGACCTGGAACAGGTTGCGCTCCTCGGGCTCGTCCTCGCCGCCCGGCGTTACCGTCCCGACCGGGGGCCGGGCTTCCTCGCGTACGCCGTGCCCACGATCACCGGTGAGATCAAACGTCACTTCCGCGACCACGGATGGGCCGTACGCCCACCGCGCGCCCTGCAGGAGACGCACCGTGACGTCCGGGTCGCCTGTGCCGAGCTGGAGCAGACACTGGGTCGCGAGCCCACGGTGGCCGAGATCTCCGAGGCGGTGGGCGAGGACCGCGCCGTGGTCCGCGACGCCCAGCGGGTCGACGGCCAGTACCGCTCGGTGTCGCTGGACCGCCCGCCGGGCCCGGCGACGACCGTGCCGCTCGGTGAGACCTTGGCCTCCGACCGCACCGAGCACGACCTCGCCGACGTCGAGGCCGTCGTGTCGCTGCGTCCCGCCCTGCGGAGCCTCAGCGACCGGGAGCGGACGCTGCTGCGGCTGCGCTTCGTGGACAACCTGACCCAGCGCGAGATCGGTCGACGGATCGGGGTGAGCCAGATGCAGGTCTCGCGGCTGCTCGGCGCGGTCCTGCGTCGGCTCCGACGCGAGATGGGCGACGACGGTGCTGCTGCGGTCGCTGGGTGA
- a CDS encoding site-specific integrase yields MRFREVDGVHDVTADLVSTRFEHLVGPEFTVKDLRTWAATVTAAQSLARSGVRTDESDAADAAIRDAVRAAADSLGDTEAVARDSYVDPRVLEAYRQGRTVRPTCDRSGAMSSAVRRRVERELIALLAGG; encoded by the coding sequence ATGCGGTTCCGGGAGGTCGACGGCGTGCACGACGTGACTGCGGACCTGGTGTCGACCCGGTTCGAGCACCTGGTCGGGCCGGAGTTCACCGTCAAGGACCTGCGCACCTGGGCGGCCACCGTGACCGCCGCCCAGTCCCTCGCCCGGAGCGGCGTCAGGACGGACGAGAGCGACGCGGCCGACGCGGCGATCCGCGATGCGGTCCGGGCCGCCGCGGACTCCCTGGGCGACACCGAGGCGGTCGCGCGCGACAGCTACGTCGACCCGCGGGTGCTGGAGGCGTACCGCCAGGGCCGCACCGTCCGCCCGACCTGCGACCGCTCCGGCGCGATGTCGTCCGCCGTACGACGCCGGGTCGAGCGCGAGCTCATCGCGCTGCTCGCGGGCGGTTAG
- a CDS encoding mechanosensitive ion channel family protein yields the protein MSDALDDAWSSVAEFVPKLVAFLVILIIGLIIAKMIGKALDKVLERVGFDRAVERGGVKKALEKSQYDASDVVSKLVYYALALFVLQMAFGVFGPNPISELLTSVIAFIPKLIVAIVIVIVASAIAVAVKGLIQNTLGGLSYGRVLATIASIFILGLGVIAALEQIDVATAVTTPVLVAVLATLAGVLVVGVGGGLIKPMQSRWESYLSRAEQEAPLIRQQVQAAPGVRQQAQQAMSTMRQQDGPDHAAHGPARPDQPYDQGAHQVPQPGPGHWEQPAPGSRRTDGGGGTP from the coding sequence ATGTCAGACGCACTGGACGATGCCTGGAGCTCGGTGGCGGAGTTCGTCCCGAAGCTGGTGGCGTTCCTGGTCATCCTGATCATCGGGCTGATCATCGCGAAGATGATCGGAAAGGCCCTCGACAAGGTCCTCGAGCGTGTCGGGTTCGACCGGGCGGTCGAGCGCGGCGGCGTGAAGAAGGCACTGGAGAAGTCGCAGTACGACGCCAGTGACGTCGTCAGCAAGCTCGTCTACTACGCCCTCGCACTGTTCGTGCTGCAGATGGCGTTCGGGGTGTTCGGCCCCAATCCGATCAGTGAGCTGCTGACGAGCGTGATCGCGTTCATCCCCAAGCTGATCGTCGCGATCGTGATCGTGATCGTGGCCTCGGCGATCGCCGTCGCGGTCAAGGGGCTGATCCAGAACACCCTCGGCGGCCTGTCCTACGGGAGGGTGCTGGCCACCATCGCCAGCATCTTCATCCTCGGGCTCGGCGTCATCGCCGCCCTGGAGCAGATCGACGTCGCCACCGCGGTCACCACGCCGGTGCTGGTCGCGGTCCTGGCCACGCTGGCCGGTGTGCTCGTCGTCGGCGTCGGCGGTGGTCTCATCAAGCCGATGCAGAGCCGGTGGGAGTCCTACCTGTCGAGAGCTGAGCAGGAGGCGCCGCTGATCCGGCAGCAGGTCCAGGCCGCGCCGGGAGTGCGGCAGCAGGCCCAGCAGGCCATGTCGACCATGCGGCAGCAGGACGGTCCCGATCACGCCGCCCACGGGCCTGCGCGGCCCGACCAGCCGTACGACCAGGGCGCCCATCAGGTCCCCCAGCCCGGCCCCGGCCACTGGGAGCAGCCCGCCCCCGGGTCGCGGCGCACCGACGGAGGAGGTGGCACCCCATGA
- a CDS encoding NRAMP family divalent metal transporter has translation MWIPVVAAALWLVFWRVKFAVLENAFGLDGLALIVFAVALWQLSPDWGSLWQQASGPTMPRAEGAATYLFYAVAIFGATMTPYEVFFFSSGGVEEKWSTKDLGTMRANVLLGFPLGAALSASIMATSTVVLLPMSVQADSLAQTVLPVAVGLGKLGVAVALLGFFAATFGAACETGLSVGYSVCQYFGWQWGKYVEPLRAARFHMVLLMCCIGGAGTLLTTVDPIMLTEYSVVFSALALPLTYIPILIVANDRTYMGEHANGRLANVLATVLLVPVLAASLAAIPLILLTKAGQ, from the coding sequence CTGTGGATCCCGGTCGTCGCGGCGGCGCTGTGGCTGGTGTTCTGGCGGGTCAAGTTCGCCGTCCTGGAGAACGCGTTCGGGCTCGACGGCCTCGCGCTCATCGTCTTCGCGGTCGCCCTGTGGCAGCTGTCGCCCGACTGGGGCTCGCTGTGGCAGCAGGCGAGCGGGCCGACGATGCCTCGCGCCGAGGGCGCGGCCACCTACCTCTTCTACGCCGTCGCGATCTTCGGCGCGACGATGACGCCGTACGAGGTGTTCTTCTTCTCCTCCGGCGGCGTGGAGGAGAAGTGGTCGACCAAGGACCTCGGCACGATGCGCGCCAACGTGCTGCTTGGCTTCCCGCTGGGCGCCGCGCTGTCGGCGTCGATCATGGCGACCTCGACGGTGGTGCTGCTGCCGATGTCGGTCCAGGCCGACTCGCTCGCGCAGACCGTACTCCCCGTGGCGGTCGGGCTCGGCAAGCTGGGCGTCGCGGTCGCACTGCTCGGGTTCTTCGCCGCGACGTTCGGTGCGGCCTGTGAGACCGGGCTGTCGGTGGGCTACAGCGTGTGCCAGTACTTCGGGTGGCAGTGGGGCAAGTACGTCGAGCCGCTGCGGGCAGCGCGCTTCCACATGGTCCTGCTGATGTGCTGCATCGGCGGGGCGGGCACCCTGCTGACCACGGTCGACCCGATCATGCTGACGGAGTACTCGGTGGTGTTCAGCGCCCTCGCGCTGCCCCTGACCTACATCCCGATCCTCATCGTCGCCAACGACCGCACCTACATGGGCGAGCACGCCAACGGTCGCCTCGCCAACGTCCTGGCGACCGTCCTGCTCGTCCCGGTCCTCGCCGCGTCGCTCGCCGCGATCCCGCTCATCCTCCTCACGAAAGCCGGTCAGTGA